The genomic region TGCCGATGCGAAGGCCGGACGTTTCCGTCGGCTTGCGTTCGTCGAAGGGGATCATGTTCTTGTTCACGATGACGCCGGCCATTTCGAGCCACGTTTCGGCCTGTTTTCCGGTCAGGTCGGCATGCACCTGTCGCAAATCCACGCACATCAGGTGATTGTCGGTGCCGCCGGAGACCAGTCGATATCCGAAGCTCCTGAGGGTTTCCGCGAGGGCCTGGGCGTTGGCGAGAATCCGCTCCTGGTACTGCTTGAACTCGGGCTTGAGGGCCTCACCGAAGGCAACCGCTTTGCCCGCGATCACGTGCATGAGCGGTCCGCCCTGCAAGCCGGGGAACACTCTCGAGTCGAGGGCCTTGGCGTGCTGGGCCTTGCACATGACCATGCCGGCCCTGGGGCCGCGCAGGGTTTTGTGGGTCGTTGTGGTGACGAAATCAGCGCAGGGCACCGGCGAGGGGTGGAGTCCGACGGCGACCATGCCGGCGATATGGGCAATGTCAGCCATGTGGTAGGCGCCGACCTCGGCGGCAATCTCCGCGAATTCCGCGAAGTCGATCGTCCGAGGGTAGGCTGAGGCCCCGGTGACGATCATCTTGGGCCGGCATTCCCGAGCCAGCCGTCGGATCTCATCGAAATTGAAGACTTCGGT from Phycisphaerae bacterium harbors:
- the glyA gene encoding serine hydroxymethyltransferase, whose translation is MATIASDFEAYPTIKNTDPAVYRALTAEGERQAFCLELIASENHVSRAVLEAVGSILTNKYAEGYPGKRYYGGCKHVDEIEDLARERAKQLFHCDHVNVQPHSGSQANMAAYMAVLEPGDTILSLNLSHGGHLSHGMKANFSGKFYNVVHYGVDPRTEVFNFDEIRRLARECRPKMIVTGASAYPRTIDFAEFAEIAAEVGAYHMADIAHIAGMVAVGLHPSPVPCADFVTTTTHKTLRGPRAGMVMCKAQHAKALDSRVFPGLQGGPLMHVIAGKAVAFGEALKPEFKQYQERILANAQALAETLRSFGYRLVSGGTDNHLMCVDLRQVHADLTGKQAETWLEMAGVIVNKNMIPFDERKPTETSGLRIGTPAVTTRGLNTAEMRIVGEFIHKVLSSRGDEGAIASVRHQVREMCQQFPMPH